CAAAAGTAGAAAAAGCCACAAAAGAGATAAGTGAAAGTATTGCTGTTGTAGATGAAAAAACTATCGAAGATAAAAATATCTTAAATATTCAAGATGCTCTACAAAATATTCCAGGTGTAATAGCTGAATCTTCATCAAATAGTCCTAGTCCAAGATTGATTATTAGAGGTGCTGGATTAAAAGCTAGATATGGTGTAAGAGAAATTATGGTGATGAAAGATGGGGTTCCTATGACTGATCCTGATTCATTTACAAGATTTGATTTTATTGATATGCAAGATGTTTCGAGTATTGAAGTTCAAAAAGGACCTGGTTCAATTAATGCTGTTAATTCAACTGGTGGAGTTATTCAGTTAATCACAAAATCAGTTTTTGATGAAGATAAAAATAGTATTAAAGTTGGTGTTGGAAACGATAATCAAAAAAATGTAAATCTAAAACTAAGAGGAGCAATTGATGAAAACGATTTTGCTTCATTTACTTTTAGTTCAAGAAAAATAGATAACTCTTGGAGAGATAATAATGAGTTTGATACTACACAAGCTACTTTAAAGTATGGTCATATTTTTGATGATGAATCAACAATCGAAAATGAACTTTCATACACTGAATCAAATCTAAATCTTCCTGCTTCTATGACAAGAGAAGAGTTTGAAATTTTTAAACAAACAGGAAAACAACATGACACTTCAAATCAATGGCAAAATAGTGCAAGGGATTCAAAAATAGTATCTTTAAATAGTAAATATGAGAAAGAAGTTGGAAATATTACATATAAACCAAGATTTTATTTTAACTCTTGGGAACATTATCATCCTGTAACTGGACTTATAAATGATAGTGATGACAATAAAGTATTTGGTACAGATTTAGAGTTTAATGCAGCTCATAAACTGTTTTCAAAAGATGCAATGTTTGTTGGTGGTGTAACTTTGAAAATGGATAAAACAAATGATTCTAAAAAATATCAATATAGAGATATTCAAACTCAAACTGTAACATCTGGTTGGCCACCTTCAAGTGTAACTCAAATAGTAAAAACTTTATCAAATGAAAAAGGTCTTTTAGCTGGAACGGAAGACTCTCAAACTTTGCTTTATGGAACTTATTTAATGGAAAGTTTCAAAGTAACTGATAAATTAGGTTTTGATATTAGTGCAAGAGTTGATAAACTAAAATTTGATATAGATGGAAATGAAATTACTACTTATGATTATTCAACAAAAAGTTATAAAGCTGGTATTGGTGAGTATGCTATTGATAATTCATTTACTTTATTATCAGGAAAAGTAGGTTCAACTTATGCTATCACAGACAACACAAATATTTATGCTTCAATTGCAGGTGCAAATCAAGCACCAACAACAAGTGAACTAGGAGAAAATGAAGATTTAGAAAAATCACAAAGTGTAAACTATGAAGTTGGTTTAAAAACTAGAACTGATGATTATTCTTCTGATTTAGCACTTTTTCAAAATTTTGTAGATGATGAGATTATTCAAATCAAAGATGCAAATGGAGATTCTATTTATGATAATGCGGGAAAAACTGATAAAAAAGGTTTAGAGTATAACTTAGCTTATGATTTAACTTCATCTATTCAAGTAGGTGGAGCTTATGCTTATAGTAATTTTAAATTTGATACTTTTAATGAATCAGTACGAGGAAGTTTAGTTTCAAGAGATGGAAACTATATGCCATTTATTCCAAAAAATCAATACTCACTATTTGCAGCTTATAATTTAGCAAATGGCTTTAAAACAAGAGTAACTGCAAGAACTTATGGAAGTTATTATATGGATAATGCAAATACTCAAAAATATGAAGGTTATGATTTAATTACAGATTTTATGGTTGGATATGAAAAAAATAGCCACAATATTCAATTAAATATCAATAACTTATTTGATAAATATTATGCTTCTGAAGCTTCAAAAGATGTTTATGGAATTGAGTCATATAAAGCTGCAAGTCCTAGAATGACAATGCTTACATATACATATAAATTTTAGGAAATAATCATGGTAAATTTTGTAAAAAGAGATAAAAATGATATTTTTGGAATGCCTATTTTAAATATCATTTTTAAAAATAGGATATTTCAAAGAGTTGTTCAAGTTTTAGTTTTAACAGTATTTGTTTATGCAATCTATTTTGGTTTTATAAATCCAACAAAAGAGAAAAATCTTTTTACAACTGGACTTTTTTGGGGACTTTTTTGGCCATTTTTTATGGTTACGACTCTTTCAACATTTGGAAGAGTTTTTTGTGGAGTTTGTCCCCATGGATTTATTGGTAAGTTTATTACAAAAGTTGGATTAAAAAGAAAAATTCCTCAAAGTTTAGCAAATCCTTTTATTGGAGTATTTTTACTATTTTTTGGTTGGTGGGCTACGTATTATATGTATCCTGAGTTTTTCAAAATACCTTATGCAACAGCACTTTTATTTTTTATTATGACTATAATAGCTGTAGTTTTTTATTATATTTATGATGAAATGGCTTACTGTAAATACATTTGTCCAATTGGAACTATGACAAAAGTTTTTTCAAAAGTTGGGTTTACAAAACTTGAAACTTATAAAGAACACTGTTCTAGTTGTAAAACATTTGATTGTGCAACAGCTTGTAGTTATAACTTAAAACCATTTACTTTTGCAAAGAAAAATTCTATGGAAGATTGTACTTTATGTATGGATTGTAGCAGTGCTTGTGAAAGTGTGGCTTTTAAATTAAAAAAACCTTCAAGTACTCTATTTGATAAGTTTAAAACATCAAAAGCAGAAGTTTGGGCATTGATTTTTATAACAGCAGCTATTAGTATAACTATGGGATTTCATCACGCACTTGGAAGAAGTGCAATAGTTGAAGAGTTCTTTTGGACAAAAACAGCAAGATATTTTGAATCATTTGTAAATTTTGGCACTATTGACACAGTTGGGCTTTTTGCATTTTTATATGCAGTATTAATTTCGATAGTTTTAAGTGTTGGTGGTATGTTTATAGCTTCAAAGATTTTAAAAGTTAATTTTCAAACTACATTTTACACTTTAGGATATGCTTTTGCACCACTATTTATAATAGGTGGATTATCACATATTGGGGAGTTTTTCTTTTATTCTTATGCTTCAAATATCGTAAATGGTTTTAATCAAGCTTTTTATTTAGGGCTTGAATTTATGCAACCACTTGCAAGTAGAAAAGATGAGTGGGTTCATATTTTTAAAGTTTTTAATCATATTGGTTATATTTGGGCTTTTGTGTTGATGATAAATAGATTTAAACTAATAGAGAGCAAAACTATTTTAAAAGTTTTTGCTTTTCCTTTTGCCTCTGCTCTTATAATTTTTTATATGAGTCTAAATTTTTATACGGGTTATGTATTTAAAACTTATGGTGCAAATATGGGTGGACACAATCACAAAAATCATCAAATGAATATGGAAAACAAATGAATATAGAAGTTCTAAAAAATCTTATAGATTATGGAGTTATTGCTCTTTTATTGTTTATGAGTTTTATCTCATTTTGGTTTTTTGTTGAAAGAATAATCTTTTATAAAAAATTAGATGTAAAAAGTTTTAAAAATAAAAAGGCTTTAGATATAGCTTTAACAAAACATCTAACAATCATAGGAACAATTGCTTCAAATTCTCCATATATTGGACTGCTTGGAACAGTGTTGGCTATTATGCTTACTTTTATGTCTATGGGAAATGGAGATATTGATGCAGCAAAAATTATGAGTTCATTGGCACTTGCTTTAAAAGCAACTGCTATTGGACTTGTAGTTGCAATAATTTCTCAGATTTTTTATAATATTTTAGGGCGTTATGCCGAAGTTTTGGAGAGTTTGTATGAAGTTGAAGAAGTATGACTCTATAAACGTAATACCATTTATTGATGTATTACTTGTTTTATTAGCAATAGTTTTATTAACTTCTACCTTTATTACAAGAGGGATTATTCCAATATCTTTACCAGAAGCTTCAAACGCAAATACTCTAAAAGCAAATAAAGAGATAATTATAGTTATAAAAGAGGATGGAACTCTATTTTGTAATAATAATATAGAGGGTTTAAAGAATATAGAAGAACATATTTTACAATTTCCCAAAGATACGCCAATACATATAAATAGCGATAAAAATTCAAAATTTGAAATTTTTGTATCAGTTTTAGATATGTTAAAAAGATACGAATATTCAAACATCTCAATAGTGACTGAAAAATGAATAGATATTTCAACTCGTTTTTAATAACTTTAGTTTTTTATGCTTTTTTTGCTTTTTTGCTTTTCTATCTTTTTATGGATAAAAAGATGATTTTAGATGAACCTAAAACTATTCAAAAAATATCTTTAAATCATATTGAGTTAGAAAAAAAGCCAGTTGTTAATCAAATAAAAGAAGAAAAGGTTATACAAGAAGAAATAAAAGAGCAAGTAAAAGAAGAGATAAAGCCAGAACCAATAGAAAAAGTAGTTAAAAAAGAAGAAAAGAAAATGGTTCCAGAAAAGCCAAAAGAGAAAAAAATAGAAAAAGAAAAAGTAGTTAAAAAAGAGGAAATTAAAGAGCAAAAAAATCCTACAAAAGAGGAAAATGTTAAAGAAAATATAGTAAATAGTACTATACAAAAAGAAACAAAAGAATTAGTTGCTCCAAAACCAGTAGTTGATGAAAAAAAAGAGTATTTGGAAAAACATTTGGCACTTATTAGAGATTTGATAAATCAAAATATAAAATATCCTCTAAAAGCTAAAAAGTTATCAATTCAAGGAGTTGTAACTGTAAAATTTAAACTAAATGAAAATGGAGTTATTGAAAATATAACTATCATTGATGGGCATAAATTTCTACAAAATGCAACAATTGAAGCTATTGAAGAGGCTTCAAAAAAGTTCCCAAAAACAAATAAAAGTATAGAGATTCAAATTCCAATAGAGTATAAGTTAATTTAAAAAAGTCATTTGTGAGTAAATAGTTTGTTATAATCTTTTAATAATTTTTAAAAAAGAAAGATTTAACATTGAAAATACTACATTTTAGCGATACTCATTTGGGTTTTAATGACCTTGATATTATAAATGAAAACAATATCAACCAAAGAGAAGCGGACTTTTATGATGCTTTTACTCAAGTTGTTGAACAAATAAAACTAATAAAACCTGATTATATTATCCACACGGGAGATTTGTTTCATAGAGCAAGTCCTAGTAATAGAGCTATTACTTATGCACTTGAAAAGTTCAATGAAATAAATGCTTTAAATATTCCATTTATTTTAATAGCTGGAAATCACTCAACACCAAGAACAAATCTAAGTTCGCCTATTTTAAAGATATTTGAAAACTTTAAAAATATCTATGTTTCATATAATCAAGAGTATAAAAAAATAGAGTTTGAAGATGTAGTATTTCATACTTTGCCTCATATGAATGATGAAAATATTGCATGTGAGCAAATAAACTCATGTGAAGCGAATATAGACGAAAACAAAAGAAATATCATGATGATGCACTGTAGCGTTGGTGCTTGGTATTTGATGAGTGAGTTTGGAGAATGGGTATATCCATCAAATAAAGAGTATATATTTGAAAAGATGGATTATGTGGCTCTTGGGCACTGGCATGGTTTTGGAAAAGTTGGAAAGTATGAAAATGTTTACTATAGTGGAAGCGTTGAGCGAACAAGTTTAAATGATAAACGAAATTCAAAAGGTTTTATAGTTGCAAATATAAAAGATACACTTACTATAGACTACATTGAGATAAACATAAGAACTATTAGACAAAAAGAGATAGATTGTAGTGATTTGGAAGCTTCAATACAAGCTTTAGATACAAGTGATTGCCAAAATGCAATAGTAGAAGTAAAACTAACAAATCTTACACCATTAGGCTCAATAGATATTCAAAACAAACAAATCAAAGAGTTATTTCCAACGGCTTTAAGTGTTAGTATAAAAAGAGAGTTTAAAAAAGATATTACCTCATCAAATATTGATAATCTTGAAGCAATATCACTTGAAGAGTATTTTTTAGAGCATATAAAAGAGAGTTGCAATGACCTAGAGTATGAAAGACTAAAACAAAAGACACAAGAACTATTTTCTAAGTATGAAGAGGTAAGTTATGATACTAACTAAACTAAAACTAGAAAACTTTAAAAAGTATAGTTCATTTGAAATCTCTTTTGATTTAGGACTTATAGGAATTATAGGAAAAAATGGAAGTGGGAAATCTACTATTTTTGAAGCTATCTTATTTGCTTTATATGGTGAACTAAGAAACAAAGGTGATAAAGAAGTAGTAAGAAATGCAAATGCTTCACAAAAAGACATAGTTAGTGTTGAACTAGAGTTTGAAATAGGTGAAAGTTTATATAAGATAATCAGAGAATTTAGAGGAAAAACTTTAAGTGCAAATGCAAAACTATATAAAAATGAAGAACTTATAACTACTGGAGCAAAAGAAGTAACAACAGCTATATCTAATCTAACAAAGATGAGTAAAGATGCTTTTATGCATACTTTATTTGCTAGTCAAAAAGAACTTACAAGTTTAAGTAATAGTAAACCAGAAGATAGAAAAAAGATGATTAGAAAACTTCTAGGGCTTGAAAAGATTGATTTTGTAGAAAAAGAGTTAATAGAAAAGAGTAGGGAGCTAAAAAGAGAAATAGATGCTTTTAAAGAAGTATTACTAAGTAGTGAAGATATAACTATAAAAAAAGAGAATATAGTTGAACAAACAGTTCAAAAAGAGGAGTTTTTAAAAGAGATAGATAAACAAAGTTTAGTTTTAGAAGAGTTAAATCAAAAAGTTTCTACTATAAAACAAGAGTTAGAACTATTTACAAAAACAAAAGAGCAAAAACAAAGTTTAAAAGCTAGATGTGAACTTCTAACAAATACAATCAACTCTCATCAAAAAACACAAGAAAAACTACAAAATGAATTAAATACACTATATACAAAACAAGAAGAGTTAAAAGGTTTACAAACTATCAAACAAGAGTATATAAATCTACATGAAACTCTAAAAGAGCAAGATAAACTAAAAGAGTATAGCTTAAGAAAAGATGGATTACTTTTAGAGCAAAAAGAGTTAAGAGAACAATACACAAAAGCAAAGGATAGTATAAAGGTATTAGAGTTTGAAACAAAAGAGCATTTAGAGTTAGTAGAAAAAGAAAAAGAGTTAGATAAGAGTATAGAAAAATATAAACAACTTCTAACAAACAAAGAGTTAGATGAAAAAAGAGTATTACAAGAAATAGCAGGTGAAGAAAAGCTAATAGCTGATATAAAAAAGAAAATAGAAAATATCACAACGCTAGGCAAAGAATCAAACTGTCCAACTTGTACAAGACCACTTTTAGATGAGTATGATAGTGTTATATTCTCACTTGAACAAATAGTACTAAATACACAAAATACAAAGATTGATTTTTCTAAAGAACAACTAGCAAATATTAAAGATGAAAAAGAAAAACTAGAAGAACTACAAAAAGCACATATAAAAGAGCATTTTGAAATCTCTAAAAAGATAAATCTAATAGAAAATAAAAAAAGAGATTTACAAGTCCAAAAAGAACACTTTGAAAAAGTGACACAAAAGGGAGTAAAAAACAAAGAAGAGTTAGCAAAACTTGAAATCTATAGTTATGATAAGAACTTACATGAAGAACTGCTTTTAAAACAAAAAGAGTTAAAAACTAAGTATGAGTATATACTCTCACTTGAAACTATGCTAAAAAG
The genomic region above belongs to Arcobacter ellisii and contains:
- a CDS encoding TonB-dependent receptor, which codes for MRLKYSIFALIALNANFLSAETINLEQMSVTATKVEKATKEISESIAVVDEKTIEDKNILNIQDALQNIPGVIAESSSNSPSPRLIIRGAGLKARYGVREIMVMKDGVPMTDPDSFTRFDFIDMQDVSSIEVQKGPGSINAVNSTGGVIQLITKSVFDEDKNSIKVGVGNDNQKNVNLKLRGAIDENDFASFTFSSRKIDNSWRDNNEFDTTQATLKYGHIFDDESTIENELSYTESNLNLPASMTREEFEIFKQTGKQHDTSNQWQNSARDSKIVSLNSKYEKEVGNITYKPRFYFNSWEHYHPVTGLINDSDDNKVFGTDLEFNAAHKLFSKDAMFVGGVTLKMDKTNDSKKYQYRDIQTQTVTSGWPPSSVTQIVKTLSNEKGLLAGTEDSQTLLYGTYLMESFKVTDKLGFDISARVDKLKFDIDGNEITTYDYSTKSYKAGIGEYAIDNSFTLLSGKVGSTYAITDNTNIYASIAGANQAPTTSELGENEDLEKSQSVNYEVGLKTRTDDYSSDLALFQNFVDDEIIQIKDANGDSIYDNAGKTDKKGLEYNLAYDLTSSIQVGGAYAYSNFKFDTFNESVRGSLVSRDGNYMPFIPKNQYSLFAAYNLANGFKTRVTARTYGSYYMDNANTQKYEGYDLITDFMVGYEKNSHNIQLNINNLFDKYYASEASKDVYGIESYKAASPRMTMLTYTYKF
- a CDS encoding 4Fe-4S binding protein; the protein is MVNFVKRDKNDIFGMPILNIIFKNRIFQRVVQVLVLTVFVYAIYFGFINPTKEKNLFTTGLFWGLFWPFFMVTTLSTFGRVFCGVCPHGFIGKFITKVGLKRKIPQSLANPFIGVFLLFFGWWATYYMYPEFFKIPYATALLFFIMTIIAVVFYYIYDEMAYCKYICPIGTMTKVFSKVGFTKLETYKEHCSSCKTFDCATACSYNLKPFTFAKKNSMEDCTLCMDCSSACESVAFKLKKPSSTLFDKFKTSKAEVWALIFITAAISITMGFHHALGRSAIVEEFFWTKTARYFESFVNFGTIDTVGLFAFLYAVLISIVLSVGGMFIASKILKVNFQTTFYTLGYAFAPLFIIGGLSHIGEFFFYSYASNIVNGFNQAFYLGLEFMQPLASRKDEWVHIFKVFNHIGYIWAFVLMINRFKLIESKTILKVFAFPFASALIIFYMSLNFYTGYVFKTYGANMGGHNHKNHQMNMENK
- the exbB gene encoding TonB-system energizer ExbB, which gives rise to MNIEVLKNLIDYGVIALLLFMSFISFWFFVERIIFYKKLDVKSFKNKKALDIALTKHLTIIGTIASNSPYIGLLGTVLAIMLTFMSMGNGDIDAAKIMSSLALALKATAIGLVVAIISQIFYNILGRYAEVLESLYEVEEV
- the exbD gene encoding TonB system transport protein ExbD, with protein sequence MKLKKYDSINVIPFIDVLLVLLAIVLLTSTFITRGIIPISLPEASNANTLKANKEIIIVIKEDGTLFCNNNIEGLKNIEEHILQFPKDTPIHINSDKNSKFEIFVSVLDMLKRYEYSNISIVTEK
- a CDS encoding energy transducer TonB, whose amino-acid sequence is MILDEPKTIQKISLNHIELEKKPVVNQIKEEKVIQEEIKEQVKEEIKPEPIEKVVKKEEKKMVPEKPKEKKIEKEKVVKKEEIKEQKNPTKEENVKENIVNSTIQKETKELVAPKPVVDEKKEYLEKHLALIRDLINQNIKYPLKAKKLSIQGVVTVKFKLNENGVIENITIIDGHKFLQNATIEAIEEASKKFPKTNKSIEIQIPIEYKLI
- a CDS encoding metallophosphoesterase family protein, whose translation is MKILHFSDTHLGFNDLDIINENNINQREADFYDAFTQVVEQIKLIKPDYIIHTGDLFHRASPSNRAITYALEKFNEINALNIPFILIAGNHSTPRTNLSSPILKIFENFKNIYVSYNQEYKKIEFEDVVFHTLPHMNDENIACEQINSCEANIDENKRNIMMMHCSVGAWYLMSEFGEWVYPSNKEYIFEKMDYVALGHWHGFGKVGKYENVYYSGSVERTSLNDKRNSKGFIVANIKDTLTIDYIEINIRTIRQKEIDCSDLEASIQALDTSDCQNAIVEVKLTNLTPLGSIDIQNKQIKELFPTALSVSIKREFKKDITSSNIDNLEAISLEEYFLEHIKESCNDLEYERLKQKTQELFSKYEEVSYDTN
- a CDS encoding AAA family ATPase, with the translated sequence MILTKLKLENFKKYSSFEISFDLGLIGIIGKNGSGKSTIFEAILFALYGELRNKGDKEVVRNANASQKDIVSVELEFEIGESLYKIIREFRGKTLSANAKLYKNEELITTGAKEVTTAISNLTKMSKDAFMHTLFASQKELTSLSNSKPEDRKKMIRKLLGLEKIDFVEKELIEKSRELKREIDAFKEVLLSSEDITIKKENIVEQTVQKEEFLKEIDKQSLVLEELNQKVSTIKQELELFTKTKEQKQSLKARCELLTNTINSHQKTQEKLQNELNTLYTKQEELKGLQTIKQEYINLHETLKEQDKLKEYSLRKDGLLLEQKELREQYTKAKDSIKVLEFETKEHLELVEKEKELDKSIEKYKQLLTNKELDEKRVLQEIAGEEKLIADIKKKIENITTLGKESNCPTCTRPLLDEYDSVIFSLEQIVLNTQNTKIDFSKEQLANIKDEKEKLEELQKAHIKEHFEISKKINLIENKKRDLQVQKEHFEKVTQKGVKNKEELAKLEIYSYDKNLHEELLLKQKELKTKYEYILSLETMLKRVDTIKEELEASQHNQDKYNLELLQKDLEYKAINYDEVKHQEKAKEFDEVQKQKDSLVTLINDLKVKIATIEGQIKTILESLQNNETQLKKVQTKKDDLNDYEKIKINLAEFKTKLNSKVAPRISDIASNMFAQITKGKYQHIEVSNEFDFYIYDEGKKYPIERFSGGEIDLANLVLRIAISKTLSELSGANSVEFLAFDEVFGSQDDTRRMEILEAFHTIKEQYRQIFLISHEMEIKEMFERVVEV